A genomic region of Daphnia carinata strain CSIRO-1 chromosome 5, CSIRO_AGI_Dcar_HiC_V3, whole genome shotgun sequence contains the following coding sequences:
- the LOC130696178 gene encoding uncharacterized protein LOC130696178 isoform X2: MQENNPQQDQIIMTPGKRTANSTTIMVERRPMVIKEQQENLHVAGGAHKGIVINKSSVAMEDDTTPAQLSLEFCVYLVNAATNMHTKESRQLRFWFKEVVSEWEQPKVAQEFFKKLVAPFEFPRDYVGFIKKIMKLMQQDYPTLRKIEVELKQLGQSSQPPPDTGIMDQDVSLTEIEVTSTRLLEMIESAYPNPLSVSEMARQTQSEKQKVSSLLSELQASGLVKTVNGNESFTRVVQNENKVKVVKQMPKIVQAKQPTIAIITAQYCEKLAVDAMMDDQETFVRYTTVGESNIYTLGNIGQHRVVCTKLPTVGHTREALIASGSTTTRLLGTFQAVEFVILVGVGGGVPHYTDCTRHVRLGDVVVSSPIPPKKDIYTYCELEPVKEGQTQTNPVYETKSWAPPTFLLQEISARLKAQGDDDPTQAVWDKYITEGISKLSKDGVNFARPPDDTDKLYMSLGGSDVIEVTHPTGSSENGRQPGKPVIHLGPIAAGRQVSKDDQLRQDFAARFGILAFDMEYDAVIESVYGNRKDSYLIVRGIADYKDGSRKKDWQPYASLAAAAFTKAVVCAMNLSNDD, encoded by the exons ATGCAGGAAAATAATCCACAAcaag ATCAGATAATCATGACACCGGGAAAGAGGACGGCAAACTCAACAACCATTATGGTGGAAAGACGCCCTATGGTTATCAAAGAACAGCAAGAAAATCTCCATGTTGCAGGTGGAGCTCACAAAGGAATTGTCATCAATAAAAGTTCAGTTGCAATGGAGGATGATACAACTCCAGCACAACTCTCTCTCGAGTTTTGTGTATACCTGGTGAATGCTGCCACAAACATGCATACCAAAGAGAGCAGGCAATTGCGATTTTGGTTCAAGGAGGTTGTCTCGGAATGGGAGCAGCCAAAAGTGGCACAGGAATTCTTCAAGAAACTTGTGGCTCCCTTTGAATTCCCTAGAGACTATGTAggcttcataaaaaaaattatgaagcttATGCAACAAGATTACCCTACTCTACGAAAAATAGAAGTGGAGTTAAAGCAACTTGGCCAATCAAGTCAACCTCCACCGGATACAG GTATTATGGATCAGGATGTGAGTTTAACTGAAATTGAAGTCACGTCGACTCGCTTGTTGGAAATGATTGAATCGGCGTATCCCAACCCTCTTTCCGTGTCCGAAATGGCCAG GCAAACACAgagtgaaaaacaaaaagtctcTTCGCTGCTTTCAGAACTTCAAGCTAGTGGCTTGGTGAAGACTGTGAACGGAAACGAGTCTTTCACGCGAGTCGTACAAAACGAGAATAAAGTTAAAGTGGTTAAACAAATGCCGAAAATTGTTCAAGCGAAGCAGCCCACTATCGCCATTATCACTGCTCAGTACTGTGAAAAATTGGCGGTCGACGCAATGATGGATGACCAAGAAACTTTCGTGCGCTACACTACAGTCG GTGAATCAAATATCTACACGTTAGGTAACATCGGCCAGCACAGA GTGGTTTGTACCAAACTTCCCACCGTTGGCCACACACGGGAAGCGTTGATTGCCTCCGGAAGCACAACAACCCGGCTTTTAGGAACGTTTCAGGCAGTTGAATTTGTGATTTTGGTGGGAGTGGGGGGTGGAGTTCCCCATTACACGGATTGTACACGCCACGTTCGTCTAGGTGATGTGGTTGTTTCTTCTCCCATCCCTCCCAAAAA AGACATATATACATATTGTGAGCTGGAGCCAGTAAAGGAAGGACAAACACAAACGAATCCAGTATATGAGACGAAATCCTGGGCCCCGCCAACTTTCCTGCTTCAAGAAATCAGTGCACGTTTAAAAGCTCAG GGTGACGACGATCCGACCCAGGCAGTTTGGGATAAATACATCACAGAAGGAATAAGTAAACTGTCTAAGGATGGCGTCAACTTTGCTCGTCCCCCGGATGATACTGATAAATTATATATGTCTCTTGGAGGCTCTGACGTGATTGAAGTGACGCACCCGACAGGTTCTTCCGAAAATGG ACGCCAACCAGGAAAGCCAGTCATTCACCTTGGACCAATAGCTGCTGGTCGTCAAGTGAGCAAAGACGATCAGCTCCGGCAAGATTTTGCAGCCCGTTTTGGGATATTAGCTTTCGATATGGAATATGATGCAGTCATTGAAAGCGTCTATGGTAACCGAAAAGATTCTTATTTGATAGTCCGTGGAATAGCTGACTACAAGGATGGTTCAAGGAAAAAAGATTGGCAACCGTATGCCTCACTGGCAGCGGCCGCATTTACAAAAGCCGTCGTCTGTGCAATGAACCTTTCTAATGATGACTAG
- the LOC130696178 gene encoding uncharacterized protein LOC130696178 isoform X1 → MQENNPQQDQIIMTPGKRTANSTTIMVERRPMVIKEQQENLHVAGGAHKGIVINKSSVAMEDDTTPAQLSLEFCVYLVNAATNMHTKESRQLRFWFKEVVSEWEQPKVAQEFFKKLVAPFEFPRDYVGFIKKIMKLMQQDYPTLRKIEVELKQLGQSSQPPPDTAKRGTILLSVGIKGKSSVEVKGIMDQDVSLTEIEVTSTRLLEMIESAYPNPLSVSEMARQTQSEKQKVSSLLSELQASGLVKTVNGNESFTRVVQNENKVKVVKQMPKIVQAKQPTIAIITAQYCEKLAVDAMMDDQETFVRYTTVGESNIYTLGNIGQHRVVCTKLPTVGHTREALIASGSTTTRLLGTFQAVEFVILVGVGGGVPHYTDCTRHVRLGDVVVSSPIPPKKDIYTYCELEPVKEGQTQTNPVYETKSWAPPTFLLQEISARLKAQGDDDPTQAVWDKYITEGISKLSKDGVNFARPPDDTDKLYMSLGGSDVIEVTHPTGSSENGRQPGKPVIHLGPIAAGRQVSKDDQLRQDFAARFGILAFDMEYDAVIESVYGNRKDSYLIVRGIADYKDGSRKKDWQPYASLAAAAFTKAVVCAMNLSNDD, encoded by the exons ATGCAGGAAAATAATCCACAAcaag ATCAGATAATCATGACACCGGGAAAGAGGACGGCAAACTCAACAACCATTATGGTGGAAAGACGCCCTATGGTTATCAAAGAACAGCAAGAAAATCTCCATGTTGCAGGTGGAGCTCACAAAGGAATTGTCATCAATAAAAGTTCAGTTGCAATGGAGGATGATACAACTCCAGCACAACTCTCTCTCGAGTTTTGTGTATACCTGGTGAATGCTGCCACAAACATGCATACCAAAGAGAGCAGGCAATTGCGATTTTGGTTCAAGGAGGTTGTCTCGGAATGGGAGCAGCCAAAAGTGGCACAGGAATTCTTCAAGAAACTTGTGGCTCCCTTTGAATTCCCTAGAGACTATGTAggcttcataaaaaaaattatgaagcttATGCAACAAGATTACCCTACTCTACGAAAAATAGAAGTGGAGTTAAAGCAACTTGGCCAATCAAGTCAACCTCCACCGGATACAG CCAAGCGGGGAACTATACTTTTATCGGTGGGAATAAAGGGAAAATCTTCTGTAGAGGTTAAAG GTATTATGGATCAGGATGTGAGTTTAACTGAAATTGAAGTCACGTCGACTCGCTTGTTGGAAATGATTGAATCGGCGTATCCCAACCCTCTTTCCGTGTCCGAAATGGCCAG GCAAACACAgagtgaaaaacaaaaagtctcTTCGCTGCTTTCAGAACTTCAAGCTAGTGGCTTGGTGAAGACTGTGAACGGAAACGAGTCTTTCACGCGAGTCGTACAAAACGAGAATAAAGTTAAAGTGGTTAAACAAATGCCGAAAATTGTTCAAGCGAAGCAGCCCACTATCGCCATTATCACTGCTCAGTACTGTGAAAAATTGGCGGTCGACGCAATGATGGATGACCAAGAAACTTTCGTGCGCTACACTACAGTCG GTGAATCAAATATCTACACGTTAGGTAACATCGGCCAGCACAGA GTGGTTTGTACCAAACTTCCCACCGTTGGCCACACACGGGAAGCGTTGATTGCCTCCGGAAGCACAACAACCCGGCTTTTAGGAACGTTTCAGGCAGTTGAATTTGTGATTTTGGTGGGAGTGGGGGGTGGAGTTCCCCATTACACGGATTGTACACGCCACGTTCGTCTAGGTGATGTGGTTGTTTCTTCTCCCATCCCTCCCAAAAA AGACATATATACATATTGTGAGCTGGAGCCAGTAAAGGAAGGACAAACACAAACGAATCCAGTATATGAGACGAAATCCTGGGCCCCGCCAACTTTCCTGCTTCAAGAAATCAGTGCACGTTTAAAAGCTCAG GGTGACGACGATCCGACCCAGGCAGTTTGGGATAAATACATCACAGAAGGAATAAGTAAACTGTCTAAGGATGGCGTCAACTTTGCTCGTCCCCCGGATGATACTGATAAATTATATATGTCTCTTGGAGGCTCTGACGTGATTGAAGTGACGCACCCGACAGGTTCTTCCGAAAATGG ACGCCAACCAGGAAAGCCAGTCATTCACCTTGGACCAATAGCTGCTGGTCGTCAAGTGAGCAAAGACGATCAGCTCCGGCAAGATTTTGCAGCCCGTTTTGGGATATTAGCTTTCGATATGGAATATGATGCAGTCATTGAAAGCGTCTATGGTAACCGAAAAGATTCTTATTTGATAGTCCGTGGAATAGCTGACTACAAGGATGGTTCAAGGAAAAAAGATTGGCAACCGTATGCCTCACTGGCAGCGGCCGCATTTACAAAAGCCGTCGTCTGTGCAATGAACCTTTCTAATGATGACTAG
- the LOC130696183 gene encoding probable mitochondrial glutathione transporter SLC25A40 isoform X2: MREHIFAYVTMANIKLFDADDQRYRITPSQQMLCSCLGALTTSTLVTPLDVVKIRLQAQYRTLTPKRCFIYCNGLMDHCIICVNSQNKALNSSISKEQWYRRPGQFTGTLDAFVKIVKTEGVFSLWSGLSPTLVLALPATVVYFTAYEQLRCFMKDRQEVEKSVFYQQPVWLTSLMAGGIARIWAVTLVSPLELIRTKMQSKKLSYQEIGVAVRDLVKSRGLQGLWQGLPPSLMRDVPFSDESLRKVSTTKQLFQRIYRQKGIRGLFVGLVPRVAKIAPACAIMISSFEYGKYYFTRRNKQMLEETLRD; encoded by the exons ATGAGAGAACATATCTTTGCGTACGTGACAATGGCAAACATCAAACTATTTGACGCAGACGATCAACGCTATCGGATCACCCCTTCCCAACAGATGCTATGTTCTTGTCTCGGTGCCCTTACAACATCCACGCTTG TAACTCCACTGGATGTCGTAAAAATTCGACTACAAGCACAATATAGAACACTAACACCAAAGCGATGCTTTATCTATTGCAATGGCTTAATGGACCATTGTATAATTTGTGTTAATAGTCAAAATAAAGCATTAAATAGTTCTATATCAAAAGAACAATGGTACAGACGACCTGGACAATTCACAGGAACATTG GATGCATTtgtaaaaattgttaaaacaGAAGGTGTTTTTTCTCTATGGAGTGGCCTTTCACCAACTTTAGTTCTTGCATTACCTGCTACTGTGGTATATTTCACTGCTTATGAGCAATTAAGATGTTTTATGAAAGACCGTCAAGAGGTAGAAAAAAGTGTGTTCTACCAACAACCAGTATGGTTAACATCTTTAATGGCTGGTGGTATTGCAAGGATATGGGCAGTTACTTTAGTCAGTCCATTAGAATTAATTCGAACTAAAATGCAGTCAAAAAAGCTCAGCTATCAAG AGATTGGTGTTGCGGTTCGTGATTTAGTGAAAAGCCGGGGCCTCCAAGGATTATGGCAAGGCTTGCCTCCATCCTTGATGAGAGATGTTCCTTTTTCTG ATGAATCATTAAGGAAAGTCAGTACAACCAAACAGTTGTTTCAAAGGATTTATCGGCAGAAAGGAATAAGAGGACTTTTTGTGGGATTAGTTCCACGAGTAGCTAAAATAG CACCGGCTTGCGCAATCATGATATCTTCATTCGAATACGGAAAATATTATTTCACCCgtcgaaacaaacaaatgttagAAGAAACTTTACGTGActga
- the LOC130696183 gene encoding probable mitochondrial glutathione transporter SLC25A40 isoform X1, with translation MREHIFAYVTMANIKLFDADDQRYRITPSQQMLCSCLGALTTSTLVTPLDVVKIRLQAQYRTLTPKRCFIYCNGLMDHCIICVNSQNKALNSSISKEQWYRRPGQFTGTLDAFVKIVKTEGVFSLWSGLSPTLVLALPATVVYFTAYEQLRCFMKDRQEVEKSVFYQQPVWLTSLMAGGIARIWAVTLVSPLELIRTKMQSKKLSYQEIGVAVRDLVKSRGLQGLWQGLPPSLMRDVPFSALYWASYETYKKSFTSSDITIFQSFIGGAFSGMLAAVVTLPFDVVKTLRQLEFGESLGSDESLRKVSTTKQLFQRIYRQKGIRGLFVGLVPRVAKIAPACAIMISSFEYGKYYFTRRNKQMLEETLRD, from the exons ATGAGAGAACATATCTTTGCGTACGTGACAATGGCAAACATCAAACTATTTGACGCAGACGATCAACGCTATCGGATCACCCCTTCCCAACAGATGCTATGTTCTTGTCTCGGTGCCCTTACAACATCCACGCTTG TAACTCCACTGGATGTCGTAAAAATTCGACTACAAGCACAATATAGAACACTAACACCAAAGCGATGCTTTATCTATTGCAATGGCTTAATGGACCATTGTATAATTTGTGTTAATAGTCAAAATAAAGCATTAAATAGTTCTATATCAAAAGAACAATGGTACAGACGACCTGGACAATTCACAGGAACATTG GATGCATTtgtaaaaattgttaaaacaGAAGGTGTTTTTTCTCTATGGAGTGGCCTTTCACCAACTTTAGTTCTTGCATTACCTGCTACTGTGGTATATTTCACTGCTTATGAGCAATTAAGATGTTTTATGAAAGACCGTCAAGAGGTAGAAAAAAGTGTGTTCTACCAACAACCAGTATGGTTAACATCTTTAATGGCTGGTGGTATTGCAAGGATATGGGCAGTTACTTTAGTCAGTCCATTAGAATTAATTCGAACTAAAATGCAGTCAAAAAAGCTCAGCTATCAAG AGATTGGTGTTGCGGTTCGTGATTTAGTGAAAAGCCGGGGCCTCCAAGGATTATGGCAAGGCTTGCCTCCATCCTTGATGAGAGATGTTCCTTTTTCTG CTTTGTATTGGGCTTCTTACGAGACGTATAAAAAGTCCTTCACTTCTTCAGATATAACGATATTCCAGAGCTTTATTGGAGGAGCATTTTCTGGAATG CTTGCTGCTGTTGTTACCCTCCCCTTCGATGTTGTGAAAACATTGAGGCAGCTCGAGTTTGGAGAAAGCTTAGGTTCAG ATGAATCATTAAGGAAAGTCAGTACAACCAAACAGTTGTTTCAAAGGATTTATCGGCAGAAAGGAATAAGAGGACTTTTTGTGGGATTAGTTCCACGAGTAGCTAAAATAG CACCGGCTTGCGCAATCATGATATCTTCATTCGAATACGGAAAATATTATTTCACCCgtcgaaacaaacaaatgttagAAGAAACTTTACGTGActga
- the LOC130696176 gene encoding TRAF3-interacting protein 1-like — MTSEEVDSLVIQRTQQKLGKYIQRPHLTDKLLKRPPFRFIHDIITAVINQYGIFENVFTKQELLSENIKEKEDKIAFLQKFISHLSSELGENLNIKPSKIVAGIEAEKTNDLLQALALVLENKQNSNTQSKSNNSESKNNSNLHSTKPVKNVIKKSSLPSNMSKGNSVYKTTTKADAVSKQAAVNKTKDIAKIGANKSNQGSSLKPSLAGMPSKKTSKLDEAKKEPAASAMKSDIVTKQTKPIPSVSAKPNHSSRISKDNIGTLRSVEPLENPHKNQTVIVDEEIADTIIPLDRTSNVDDEPIKDTSALRADDEDNPQITSDIPSIDSGITIEQPVDTLNMQQTKSAAIRDLQDEGFDKEDSTETQELPGALSTTIAQLSPPQSNILNAFEKPIPDRSTNLNLPLKRPASGQRPKSSRRPPSRNSRDRLSVIQQESRPITSQVPRVIIEGNPMSDDEEDRIVQAAVFDQATADLSQVGADELIGGAQGKLVEQILSAQREWDPLIDMDPGNRDNSSSSVQVQHLKNMIQEMTQTALPLGQLIPLIHEDMDTVHQEWQFWKREADLLEEEYQREKTYVDAVVEKLRAELEQLDRAVFEYQIKLNTAKAAAIKTEKDVSLVISNFAKKR; from the exons ATGACGAGTGAAGAAGTAGATTCTCTTGTCATCCAGCGCACTCAGCAAAAGTTGGGAAAGTACATTCAGCGACCTCATTTGACTGATAAACTGTTAAAGCGCCCACCTTTCCGATTTATTCATGACATTATAACGGCC GTTATCAATCAATATGGgatttttgaaaacgttttCACGAAACAAGAGTTACTTTCTGAgaacattaaagaaaaagaagataagaTTGCATTCCTACAAAAGTTTATTTCACATTTGT caTCTGAACTTggtgaaaatttaaatatcaaGCCATCAAAGATAGTGGCTGGTATTGAagcagaaaaaacaaatgatttacTTCAAGCTCTGGCTTTGGTACTTGAAAATAAGCAAAACAGCAACACCCAATCCAAAAGCAACAATTCTGAATCAAAGAACAACAGCAACTTGCACTCAACAAAGCCTGTAAAAAAtg TTATCAAGAAAAGTTCACTACCTAGCAACATGTCTAAAGGAAACAGTGTGTATAAAACAACGACAAAAGCCGATGCCGTAAGCAAACAAGCGGCTGTTAACAAAACTAAAGATATTGCCAAAATCGGAGCCAACAAATCGAATCAAGGTTCTTCTTTAAAGCCTTCCTTGGCTGGAATGCCTAGTAAGAAAACTAGTAAACTTGACGAAGCTAAAAAAGAGCCTGCTGCAAGTGCTATGAAATCTGACATCGttaccaaacaaacaaagccaATTCCTAGTGTCTCAGCGAAACCAAATCATTCGTCCCGAATCTCCAAAGATAACATAGGAACACTACGAAGCGTTGAGCCACTAGAAAATCCTCATAAAAATCAGACAGTTATTGTCGATGAAGAAATTGCTGATACGATTATACCCCTGGACCGTACCAGCAACGTTGACGATGAACCCATCAAAGATACATCAGCTCTCCGTGCCGATGATGAAGATAATCCTCAAATAACTTCAGACATCCCCTCTATAGACAGCGGTATTACGATAGAGCAACCTGTGGACACTTTGAAT ATGCAACAGACAAAATCTGCAGCCATTCGAGATCTTCAAGACGAAG GATTTGATAAAGAAGATTCAACTGAAACACAGGAATTACCAG GGGCACTGTCCACTACTATCGCTCAGCTCTCGCCTCCTCAATCCAATATTTTGAATGCGTTCGAAAAACCGATACCCGATCGAAGTACGAATCTCAATTTGCCTCTTAAACGGCCAGCCAGCGGACAACGGCCAAAAAGCTCGCGACGCCCTCCTTCAAGGAACTCAAGAGATAGACTTTCAGTCATTCAACAGGAAAGCAG ACCGATAACTAGCCAAGTGCCTCGAGTAATAATCGAGGGTAATCCAATGTCAGACGACGAGGAAGATAGAATAGTTCAAGCAGCGGTCTTTGATCAAGCCACGGCTGATCTGTCACAGGTGGGTGCTGATGAGTTGATTGGCGGTGCACAGGGTAAATTGGTCGAACAAATTCTATCTGCCCAAAGAGAATGGGATCCTCTGATAGATAtg GATCCTGGAAATAGGGACAACAGCAGCTCTTCAGTTCAAGTTCAACATCTGAAGAACATGATCCAAGAAATGACGCAAACGGCACTACCTTTAGGCCAGTTAATTCCGCTCATACATGAAGATATGGATACGGTACATCAAGAGTGGCAGTTTTGGAAGCGAGAGGCCGATCTGTTAGAAGAAGAGtatcaaagggaaaaaac ATACGTTGATGCCGTCGTCGAAAAACTTCGTGCTGAGCTGGAGCAACTGGATCGTGCCGTGTTCGAGTATCAAATAAAGTTAAATACAGCAAAAGCCGCAGCCATTAAAACCGAAAAAGACGTTTCACTCGTGATTTCGAATTTTGCAAAGAAGCGCTAA